From Stenotrophomonas maltophilia, a single genomic window includes:
- a CDS encoding alpha/beta hydrolase produces MTESHDFFLPGGPQGVLLVHGLTGTPAEMRMLGKGLNNAGFTVHGVQLPGHCGTVDDLLATTWEQWYQGVEDAAAELRGKVDQLFVGGLSMGAVLSLALAARRPEWVSGVGVYGATFRYDGWNIPAVARFSFLLPWFKRFNIGRDRMFMEEPPYGLRDERLRAQVSAAMLSGDSAAAGLPGNPWHALAEMRALSHWTRRHLHQVTAPCLVMHAREDDVASMGNAELVMSRVSGPKELVVLEDSYHMITIDRERRDVIRRSARFFTEVGERSGVLKAVA; encoded by the coding sequence GTGACCGAATCGCACGACTTCTTCCTCCCCGGTGGCCCGCAGGGCGTGCTGCTGGTGCATGGCCTGACCGGCACCCCGGCGGAAATGCGCATGCTGGGCAAGGGCCTGAACAACGCCGGGTTCACCGTGCATGGCGTGCAGCTGCCCGGCCATTGCGGCACCGTGGATGACCTGCTGGCGACCACCTGGGAGCAGTGGTACCAGGGCGTGGAAGATGCGGCGGCCGAGCTGCGCGGCAAGGTCGACCAGCTGTTCGTCGGTGGCCTGTCGATGGGCGCGGTGCTGTCGCTGGCACTGGCCGCGCGCCGTCCGGAGTGGGTGTCCGGCGTCGGCGTGTATGGCGCCACCTTCCGTTACGACGGCTGGAACATCCCGGCCGTGGCCCGCTTCTCGTTCCTGCTGCCGTGGTTCAAGCGCTTCAACATCGGCCGCGACCGCATGTTCATGGAGGAGCCGCCGTACGGCCTGCGTGACGAGCGCCTGCGCGCGCAGGTCAGCGCCGCCATGCTGTCCGGCGACAGCGCCGCCGCCGGCCTGCCGGGCAATCCCTGGCATGCCCTGGCCGAAATGCGTGCACTGAGCCACTGGACCCGCCGCCACCTGCACCAGGTGACCGCACCCTGCCTGGTGATGCACGCCCGTGAGGATGATGTGGCCAGCATGGGCAATGCCGAACTGGTGATGTCGCGGGTCAGCGGTCCGAAGGAACTGGTGGTGCTGGAAGACAGCTACCACATGATCACCATCGACCGCGAACGCCGCGACGTCATCCGCCGCAGCGCGCGTTTCTTCACCGAGGTCGGTGAACGCAGCGGCGTGCTCAAGGCGGTGGCCTGA
- a CDS encoding aspartate aminotransferase family protein: MNIFDKNADAAASDAQLLADEARYSSFGDTVHYVDPPKIFQRGEGSYMFDGAGVPYLDLQMWYSACNFGYSNKRLNDALKDQIDTLPQVASQYLHPTRVQLAKTIAVDMHEKFGLDGRVHFNVGGAQAIEDSLKIVRNARGGKSLMFAFEGGYHGRTLGASSITSSYRYRRRYGHFGERAMFIPFPYPFRRPKGMTPDEYSDHCVWQFERLFESEYNGVWDPKVGQAEYAAFYVEPIQGTGGYVIPPRNFFTGLKRVLDKYGILMVVDEIQMGFWRTGKLWSIEHFGVTPDVLVFGKALTNGLNPLSGLWAREELINPTVFPPGSTHSTFNSNPLGTRLGLEVLKLGKEMDYERTVPEKGAYFLDGLRGLQKRHPEIGDVDGLGLALRAEICQTDGYTPNKELLDRMVDIGLAGDLLHDGKRMGLVLDVGGWYKNVITFAPSLDISYEEIDLAITLLDQALTKAKG; the protein is encoded by the coding sequence ATGAACATTTTTGACAAGAATGCCGACGCCGCTGCCTCCGATGCGCAGCTGCTGGCCGACGAAGCCCGCTACAGCTCCTTCGGCGACACCGTCCACTACGTCGACCCGCCGAAGATCTTCCAGCGCGGCGAAGGCAGCTACATGTTCGATGGTGCGGGCGTGCCCTACCTCGACCTGCAGATGTGGTACTCGGCCTGCAACTTCGGCTACAGCAACAAGCGCCTGAACGATGCGCTGAAGGACCAGATCGACACCCTGCCGCAGGTCGCCAGCCAGTACCTGCACCCGACCCGCGTGCAGCTGGCCAAGACCATTGCCGTGGACATGCACGAGAAGTTCGGCCTCGACGGCCGCGTGCACTTCAATGTCGGCGGCGCGCAGGCCATCGAAGACTCGCTGAAGATCGTGCGCAACGCGCGCGGCGGCAAGAGCCTGATGTTCGCCTTCGAAGGCGGCTACCACGGGCGCACCCTGGGTGCCTCGTCGATCACTTCCAGCTACCGCTACCGCCGCCGCTACGGTCATTTCGGCGAGCGCGCGATGTTCATCCCGTTCCCGTACCCCTTCCGCCGCCCGAAGGGCATGACCCCGGACGAGTATTCCGACCACTGCGTGTGGCAGTTCGAGCGCCTGTTCGAAAGCGAATACAACGGCGTGTGGGATCCCAAGGTCGGCCAGGCCGAGTACGCCGCGTTCTACGTCGAGCCGATCCAGGGCACCGGCGGCTACGTCATCCCGCCGCGCAACTTCTTCACCGGCCTCAAGCGCGTGCTGGACAAGTACGGCATCCTGATGGTCGTCGATGAAATCCAGATGGGCTTCTGGCGCACCGGCAAGCTGTGGTCGATCGAGCACTTCGGCGTGACCCCGGACGTGCTGGTGTTCGGCAAGGCGCTGACCAACGGCCTGAACCCGCTGTCGGGGCTGTGGGCGCGCGAAGAGCTGATCAACCCGACCGTGTTCCCGCCGGGCTCCACCCACTCCACCTTCAACTCCAACCCGCTGGGCACCCGCCTGGGCCTGGAAGTGCTGAAGCTGGGCAAGGAGATGGACTACGAGCGCACCGTGCCGGAAAAGGGCGCGTACTTCCTCGACGGCCTGCGTGGCCTGCAGAAGCGCCACCCGGAAATCGGCGACGTCGACGGCCTGGGCCTGGCCCTGCGTGCGGAAATCTGCCAGACCGACGGCTACACGCCGAACAAGGAACTGCTGGACCGCATGGTCGACATCGGCCTGGCCGGTGACCTGCTGCACGACGGCAAGCGCATGGGCCTCGTGCTCGACGTGGGTGGCTGGTACAAGAACGTGATCACCTTCGCGCCGTCGCTGGACATCAGCTACGAAGAGATCGACCTGGCGATCACCCTGCTCGACCAGGCGCTGACCAAGGCCAAGGGCTGA
- a CDS encoding metallophosphoesterase, protein MLHRALSCPARLLLTLALLLGTPLLQAREVAAPAAHVEADGPYVFRKGNQLQAKWICADKVESRTLAIGAADTDVAPRCGYAHTVHVAAPTAPSVSVLPAVPRIVALSDIHGQYGLLVRLLRANKVIDAQDRWAMGKDTLVIAGDVFDRGPQVTEAFWLLYGLQQQAAAAGGAVHFVLGNHETMVLYDDLRYVNPKYLRSAQLLGRSYPQLYGADSVIGQWLRTRPVLLKIGDTLFLHGGISPEAVALALDPARTNAAYQASLGLPKAEVKADPATAPLYDGKTSPIWYRGYFDGRLDTAGVQNVLDRLQLKRIVVGHTSMPHVSSFHGDRVIAIDSSIKNGENGELLFIENGALSRGLLDGSRVPLAPGEPGLQD, encoded by the coding sequence ATGCTGCACCGTGCCCTGTCCTGCCCTGCCCGCCTGCTGCTGACACTGGCCCTGCTGCTGGGCACGCCCCTGTTGCAGGCCCGCGAGGTCGCCGCACCGGCCGCCCATGTTGAGGCCGATGGCCCCTATGTGTTCCGCAAGGGTAACCAGCTGCAGGCCAAGTGGATCTGCGCCGACAAGGTCGAGTCGCGCACGCTGGCCATTGGCGCAGCAGATACCGATGTCGCGCCGCGCTGCGGGTACGCGCACACCGTGCACGTGGCCGCACCCACTGCGCCCTCGGTCTCCGTGCTGCCGGCGGTGCCACGCATCGTGGCGCTGTCCGACATACACGGCCAGTACGGGCTGCTGGTGCGCCTGCTGCGCGCCAACAAGGTCATCGATGCCCAGGACCGCTGGGCAATGGGCAAGGACACCCTGGTCATCGCCGGTGATGTGTTCGACCGCGGCCCGCAGGTGACCGAAGCGTTCTGGCTGCTGTATGGCCTTCAGCAGCAGGCCGCCGCTGCCGGTGGCGCGGTGCACTTCGTGCTCGGCAACCACGAAACCATGGTGCTGTACGACGACCTGCGCTACGTCAACCCGAAGTATCTGCGCAGCGCGCAGCTGCTTGGCCGCAGCTACCCGCAGCTGTACGGCGCTGATTCGGTGATCGGCCAATGGCTGCGCACCCGCCCGGTGCTGCTGAAGATCGGTGACACGCTGTTCCTGCACGGCGGCATCTCGCCCGAGGCGGTGGCACTGGCGCTGGACCCGGCGCGCACCAATGCGGCCTACCAGGCCTCGCTGGGCCTGCCCAAGGCCGAAGTGAAGGCCGACCCCGCCACCGCGCCGCTGTATGACGGCAAGACCAGCCCGATCTGGTACCGCGGCTATTTCGATGGCCGCCTCGACACCGCCGGTGTACAGAACGTGCTCGACCGCCTGCAGCTGAAGCGCATCGTGGTCGGGCACACCTCGATGCCGCACGTCAGCAGCTTCCATGGCGACCGCGTGATCGCGATCGACAGCAGCATCAAGAACGGCGAGAACGGCGAATTGCTGTTCATCGAGAACGGCGCGCTCAGCCGTGGCCTGCTGGACGGCTCACGGGTGCCACTGGCACCGGGCGAACCCGGCCTGCAGGACTGA
- a CDS encoding EamA family transporter, whose product MGALATLLWLANVVLDTGGQLAFKAAASDPQDGEGLQRWKHMLSRPWLWIGIACYVLEFVAWIAFLSLVPLSKGVLLGSINIVALMIAGRFLFREKLTPLRVTGMLLVTAGVAVVGAGS is encoded by the coding sequence ATGGGGGCACTCGCCACCCTGCTGTGGCTGGCCAACGTCGTGCTTGATACCGGTGGCCAGCTCGCCTTCAAGGCTGCGGCCAGCGACCCACAGGACGGCGAAGGCCTGCAACGCTGGAAACACATGCTCAGCCGCCCCTGGCTGTGGATCGGCATCGCCTGCTACGTGCTTGAGTTCGTCGCCTGGATCGCCTTCCTGTCACTGGTACCGCTGTCCAAGGGCGTGCTGCTGGGCTCGATCAACATCGTGGCACTGATGATCGCCGGCCGCTTCCTGTTCCGCGAGAAACTCACGCCGCTGCGGGTCACCGGCATGCTGCTGGTCACCGCCGGCGTGGCGGTGGTGGGGGCCGGATCATGA
- a CDS encoding sensor histidine kinase, whose amino-acid sequence MISGPPSLRRRLLAFLALPMLGLLIFNTILAYYVALDYSNRIHDRNLIDDTHSFAQMLSTMPVTSDLSPQARFLIEYDPDGHRYFNVDSSRKGTLSGNADFSPYAPSQDCAGVHPALYDGNLNGQQVRMATVCTQAMNDPQDQLAVTVAESMADRRQRAREILMIIIPLMTMLALGTAALVWFGVTYGLRILTPLRTRLAQRRGELAPISDADVPEEIQPLISTIDDLFARQAEMITLQNRFIADAAHQLRSPLAGMALHVDQALAHGDPDTVREALQHIRRLNQRTARVSTQLLALSRAQTVPDTVEALDLCELVPQWVGIRVPEAIRDGIDLGYRGSSQPLRVLGNGAMLQEALDNLIDNALRYAGRDATVTVGVHALDDNDVELYVEDNGPGVPEDVMPRLGERFFRAPGTAASGTGLGLAIAHEAVEHFGGHLAFLNRPGGGLKVAITLPLLKAP is encoded by the coding sequence GTGATCAGTGGACCGCCCAGCCTGCGCCGGCGCCTGCTCGCCTTCCTGGCGTTGCCGATGCTGGGCCTGCTCATCTTCAATACGATCCTGGCCTATTACGTTGCGCTGGACTATTCCAACCGCATCCACGACCGCAACCTGATCGACGATACGCATTCGTTCGCGCAGATGCTGAGCACCATGCCGGTGACCAGCGATCTGTCACCGCAGGCGCGCTTCCTGATCGAATACGATCCCGACGGCCATCGCTATTTCAACGTCGACAGCAGCCGCAAGGGCACCCTCAGCGGCAACGCCGACTTCAGCCCTTACGCGCCGTCGCAGGACTGCGCGGGCGTGCATCCGGCGCTGTATGACGGCAACCTCAACGGCCAGCAGGTGCGCATGGCCACCGTCTGCACCCAGGCGATGAACGATCCGCAGGATCAGCTGGCGGTGACCGTGGCCGAAAGCATGGCCGACCGCCGCCAGCGCGCGCGCGAGATCCTGATGATCATCATCCCGCTGATGACCATGCTGGCGCTGGGCACCGCCGCGTTGGTCTGGTTCGGCGTGACCTACGGCCTGCGCATCCTGACCCCGCTGAGGACCCGCCTGGCACAGCGCCGCGGCGAACTGGCGCCGATCTCCGATGCCGACGTGCCGGAAGAGATCCAGCCGCTGATCAGCACCATCGACGATCTGTTCGCGCGCCAGGCCGAGATGATCACCCTGCAGAACCGCTTCATCGCCGATGCCGCCCACCAGCTGCGTTCGCCGCTGGCCGGCATGGCCCTGCACGTTGACCAGGCGCTGGCGCATGGCGACCCGGACACCGTGCGCGAAGCCCTGCAGCACATCCGCCGGCTCAACCAGCGCACCGCCCGGGTCAGCACCCAGCTGCTGGCGCTGAGCCGGGCGCAGACCGTGCCGGACACGGTGGAAGCGCTGGACCTGTGCGAACTGGTCCCGCAATGGGTTGGCATACGCGTGCCGGAGGCGATCCGCGATGGCATCGACCTCGGCTACCGCGGCAGCAGCCAGCCGCTGCGCGTGCTCGGCAACGGCGCCATGCTGCAGGAGGCGCTGGACAACCTGATCGACAACGCCCTGCGCTATGCCGGCCGTGATGCCACCGTCACGGTTGGCGTGCACGCGCTGGATGACAATGACGTCGAACTGTACGTGGAAGACAACGGCCCCGGCGTGCCCGAGGACGTGATGCCCCGGCTCGGCGAACGCTTCTTCCGTGCCCCCGGCACCGCTGCCAGCGGCACCGGGCTGGGGTTGGCCATCGCCCATGAGGCGGTGGAGCACTTCGGCGGGCACCTGGCCTTCCTCAACCGGCCCGGTGGCGGGCTGAAGGTGGCCATCACGCTGCCGCTGCTGAAGGCCCCCTGA
- a CDS encoding DMT family transporter yields MRRLYVIGFPLLMAFDTLAQLCFKYAGDAALPVEANSAWLLRVLSQPWVYGAILGYIGAFFTWMSLLRHAPIGPAFAASHLEVISVLLLSAWLLNEPLTLHHLVGAVLIVAGIVCLGRAEADDPHSPAESTA; encoded by the coding sequence ATGAGGCGCCTGTATGTGATCGGTTTCCCGCTGCTGATGGCGTTCGATACGTTGGCCCAGCTGTGCTTCAAGTATGCGGGCGATGCCGCGCTGCCGGTCGAAGCCAACAGCGCGTGGCTGCTGCGCGTGCTGTCGCAGCCGTGGGTCTACGGCGCCATCCTCGGCTACATCGGTGCCTTCTTCACCTGGATGAGCCTGCTGCGCCATGCGCCGATCGGCCCAGCATTCGCCGCTTCGCACCTGGAAGTGATCAGCGTGCTGCTGCTGTCGGCCTGGCTGTTGAACGAGCCACTGACCCTGCATCACCTGGTCGGCGCGGTACTGATCGTGGCCGGCATCGTCTGCCTGGGCCGTGCCGAAGCAGACGACCCGCACAGCCCCGCCGAAAGCACCGCGTGA
- a CDS encoding DUF3325 domain-containing protein translates to MSVLALLLAAAAFACLAMAMERHHRDVAGHAPPTPRRRLLQVLGALGLLASLLASITAWGAAQGFVGWCGVLAAGAGAIVLWLSFRSPAKPAPRPSSRS, encoded by the coding sequence ATGAGCGTGCTTGCACTGCTGTTGGCGGCCGCCGCCTTCGCCTGCCTGGCCATGGCAATGGAACGCCACCACCGCGATGTGGCCGGCCATGCGCCACCAACGCCGCGCCGTCGCCTGCTGCAGGTGCTGGGCGCGCTCGGGCTGCTCGCCAGCCTGTTGGCCAGCATCACAGCCTGGGGCGCTGCACAGGGTTTTGTTGGTTGGTGCGGCGTGCTCGCCGCAGGTGCTGGGGCCATAGTGCTCTGGCTCAGTTTCCGCAGCCCGGCCAAGCCGGCGCCACGCCCGTCTTCCCGTTCCTGA
- a CDS encoding TonB-dependent siderophore receptor: MKYTHSGALRRNALALSLACAASPALAQDTAPATTELDRVMVTQRTEGYQVYGTNTATKLPLTLRETPQSLTVFTRQRIEDFNLITISEVLQQTPGVTIQSYDSNRTLFNARGFAINNFMFDGIPTNYTTGAGGNSILSDTSIYERIEVVRGASGLVTGSGNPSATVNMVRKRPTETFQASTSLSAGSWDYKRAEVDVSGPLSKSGRVRGRFVGAYTDKESWVRFQHDKSPSLYGVIEADLTDSTRLRAGIDYLKTGSDGGAWSASPLYFRDGSRAHMPRSYSAAARWNEWNRESTNYFATLEQQFGAGWSGRLAYNHRATDTDSLLLAGSNTGNWADPVTGLGLRIADTYSVSETREDAFDLYASGPFQLFGRSHELVVGINHYDRDLDTIRAGITSRPYSVAAFPSIFSWDGNIGKPTTYNYGIPSSTVNTTETGYYAAVRLNPIDPLKIIAGARYSDYRTTTDNYNTDGVFTSRSARTTAHELTPYVGVLYDLSSSITAFASYSDVFQATARRDINNQLLDPTTGGNYEYGLKADFFGGRLYAALNGFYMKQDNVAELDPNGGEIKLPDGSSPYIASRGITTQGGEFEVSGSINDHWSMTGGYTYSYSSNPDGSRFASTSPMHLARFNTTWTHGQWTLGGGVSVQSEIYQMQPIPTGRFTASGTPVTATGKMSQGGYVLFDLMGRYRINDNLSVGVTVTNLFDKAYYRNVGFFNSGYWGEPRRVLFNLRAKF; this comes from the coding sequence ATGAAGTACACGCACTCTGGCGCCCTGCGCCGGAACGCCCTCGCCTTGTCGCTCGCCTGCGCCGCCTCGCCGGCGTTGGCCCAGGACACTGCGCCGGCCACCACCGAACTGGACCGGGTGATGGTGACCCAGCGCACCGAGGGCTACCAGGTTTATGGCACCAACACCGCCACCAAGCTGCCGCTGACCCTGCGTGAAACCCCGCAGTCGCTGACCGTGTTCACCCGCCAGCGCATCGAGGATTTCAACCTCATCACGATTTCCGAAGTGCTGCAGCAGACGCCGGGCGTCACCATCCAGTCGTATGACAGCAACCGCACGCTGTTCAACGCGCGTGGGTTTGCCATCAACAACTTCATGTTCGATGGCATTCCCACCAACTACACCACTGGCGCCGGCGGCAACTCGATCCTCAGCGACACATCCATCTACGAACGCATTGAAGTGGTGCGCGGCGCCAGCGGCCTGGTGACCGGTTCGGGCAACCCGTCGGCCACGGTGAACATGGTGCGCAAGCGCCCGACCGAAACGTTCCAGGCCAGCACCAGCCTCAGCGCCGGTTCGTGGGATTACAAGCGCGCCGAAGTGGATGTATCCGGCCCGCTCAGCAAGAGTGGCCGCGTGCGCGGGCGCTTCGTCGGCGCCTACACCGACAAGGAAAGCTGGGTGCGCTTCCAGCATGACAAATCGCCCAGCCTGTACGGGGTGATCGAAGCCGACCTGACCGACAGCACCCGCCTGCGTGCGGGCATCGACTACCTGAAGACCGGTTCCGATGGCGGCGCCTGGAGCGCCTCGCCGCTGTACTTCCGCGATGGCAGCCGCGCGCACATGCCGCGTTCGTACAGCGCCGCAGCGCGCTGGAACGAATGGAACCGCGAAAGCACCAACTACTTCGCCACGCTGGAACAGCAGTTCGGCGCCGGCTGGAGTGGCCGCCTGGCCTACAACCACCGCGCCACCGACACCGATTCGCTGCTGCTGGCCGGTTCCAACACCGGCAACTGGGCCGACCCGGTCACCGGCCTGGGCCTGCGCATTGCCGATACCTACTCGGTCTCGGAAACCCGCGAAGATGCCTTCGACCTGTACGCGTCCGGTCCGTTCCAGCTGTTCGGCCGTTCGCACGAGCTGGTGGTGGGCATCAACCACTACGACCGTGACCTGGACACCATCCGCGCCGGCATCACCTCGCGCCCGTACAGCGTGGCCGCCTTTCCCAGCATCTTCAGCTGGGACGGCAACATCGGCAAGCCGACCACCTACAACTACGGTATTCCGTCCAGCACGGTGAACACCACCGAAACCGGCTACTACGCCGCCGTGCGCCTGAATCCGATCGACCCGCTGAAGATCATCGCCGGCGCGCGCTATTCCGATTACCGCACCACCACCGACAACTACAACACCGACGGCGTGTTCACCAGCCGCAGCGCGCGCACCACCGCGCATGAGCTGACCCCGTACGTGGGCGTGCTGTACGACCTGAGCAGCAGCATCACCGCCTTTGCCAGCTATTCGGACGTGTTCCAGGCCACCGCGCGCCGCGACATCAACAACCAGCTGCTGGACCCCACCACCGGTGGCAACTACGAGTACGGCCTGAAGGCCGACTTCTTCGGCGGCCGCCTGTACGCGGCGTTGAACGGCTTCTACATGAAGCAGGACAACGTGGCCGAACTGGACCCGAACGGTGGTGAGATCAAGCTGCCCGATGGCAGTTCGCCGTACATCGCCAGCCGCGGCATCACCACCCAGGGCGGTGAGTTCGAAGTCTCCGGTTCGATCAACGACCACTGGAGCATGACCGGCGGCTACACTTACAGCTACAGCAGCAACCCCGATGGCAGCCGCTTCGCCAGCACCAGCCCGATGCACCTGGCCCGCTTCAACACCACCTGGACCCATGGCCAGTGGACGCTGGGCGGAGGTGTCAGCGTACAGAGCGAGATCTACCAGATGCAGCCCATTCCCACCGGTCGCTTCACCGCCAGCGGCACGCCGGTCACGGCCACCGGCAAGATGAGCCAGGGCGGCTACGTGCTGTTCGACCTTATGGGCCGCTACCGCATCAACGACAACCTGAGCGTGGGCGTGACGGTCACCAACCTGTTCGACAAGGCCTACTACCGCAACGTCGGCTTCTTCAACTCTGGCTATTGGGGTGAACCGCGCCGCGTGCTGTTCAACCTGCGCGCGAAGTTCTGA
- a CDS encoding DegT/DnrJ/EryC1/StrS family aminotransferase — translation MSLFARELPPTAGLPMQASDFLPGGGDLRDILARQLGTPPLQLTCSGTHALLIALRTLRKRAPNRDTVILPAYTCPLVPIAVHSLGLRVQLCDTRHGHFDFDPGQLKRLADARTLAILPTHLGGRIADVELACEIARGAGAWVIEDAAQALGARIGNSSVGLRGDIGFFSLAAGKGLSLHEGGLLVSRDDELRAALAGHAAEQVRFSLRWELLRSVQLLGLAACYRPSLLSLVYGNPLRGALQRGDLEEAVGDIFPLQIPQHRVSQWRQNIGANAARRLPAFLQAGRLRALQLRVQLAQLPAVEVVDGLAGTGGTWPMLMLLLPSQRARDAALKNLWPRGLGASRMFIHALPDYVYLRGIVPATDVPNARDFAARMLTLGNSAWQTREDTAEILRALADAQA, via the coding sequence ATGAGCCTGTTCGCGCGCGAACTGCCACCGACCGCAGGCCTGCCGATGCAGGCCAGCGACTTCCTTCCCGGTGGTGGCGACCTGCGCGACATCCTGGCCCGACAGCTCGGCACACCGCCGCTGCAGCTGACCTGCTCCGGTACCCACGCGCTGCTGATCGCGCTGCGCACCCTGCGCAAGCGCGCGCCCAATCGTGACACCGTGATCCTGCCGGCCTACACCTGCCCGCTGGTGCCGATCGCGGTGCACAGCCTGGGCCTGCGCGTGCAGCTGTGCGATACCCGCCACGGCCACTTCGACTTCGATCCCGGCCAGCTCAAGCGGCTGGCCGATGCGCGCACGCTGGCGATCCTGCCAACCCACCTCGGTGGCCGCATCGCCGATGTCGAGCTGGCCTGCGAGATTGCACGCGGCGCGGGTGCCTGGGTCATCGAGGATGCCGCGCAGGCACTGGGTGCACGGATCGGCAACAGCAGTGTCGGCCTGCGCGGCGATATCGGTTTCTTCAGCCTGGCCGCCGGCAAGGGATTGAGCCTGCACGAAGGCGGCCTGCTGGTCAGCCGCGACGACGAGCTGCGTGCCGCGCTGGCCGGACATGCTGCCGAACAGGTACGTTTCAGCCTGCGCTGGGAGCTGCTGCGCAGCGTGCAGCTGCTCGGCCTGGCGGCCTGCTACCGACCTTCGCTGCTGTCGCTGGTATACGGCAATCCACTGCGCGGCGCGCTGCAGCGTGGCGACCTGGAAGAAGCGGTCGGTGACATTTTCCCGCTGCAGATTCCGCAGCACCGGGTCAGCCAGTGGCGGCAGAACATCGGTGCCAATGCCGCACGGCGCCTGCCGGCCTTCCTGCAGGCCGGACGCCTGCGCGCGTTGCAGCTGCGCGTGCAGCTGGCCCAGCTGCCAGCCGTGGAGGTGGTCGATGGCCTGGCCGGTACCGGTGGCACCTGGCCGATGCTGATGCTGCTGCTGCCCAGCCAACGCGCCCGCGATGCGGCACTGAAAAACCTGTGGCCGCGCGGCCTCGGCGCCAGCCGCATGTTCATCCATGCGCTGCCCGACTACGTCTACCTGCGCGGCATCGTGCCGGCCACCGACGTGCCCAACGCACGCGACTTCGCCGCACGCATGCTGACCCTCGGCAACAGCGCCTGGCAGACCCGTGAAGACACCGCGGAAATCCTGCGTGCGCTGGCTGATGCCCAAGCGTGA
- a CDS encoding response regulator, with the protein MRVLIAEDDPDIASGLCASLRRQGHVVDHVDNGAHADAALGSTQYALLVLDLGLPQLDGRDVLQRLRQRGDGLAVLVVTARDGLAERVRVLDLGADDYLVKPFALDEFEARVRAQLRRVTSNGNPDLRIGRLRLDLAGHRVWIDDQSLELTAREFGLLSALAVRAERIVSRAQLVEALCDWGQDLTDNGLDIALHRLRRKLQPGGMGIRTVRGLGYMLEDGQDDSAP; encoded by the coding sequence ATGCGCGTATTGATTGCTGAAGACGACCCGGACATCGCCTCCGGCCTGTGCGCCTCGTTGCGCCGGCAGGGGCATGTGGTCGACCACGTCGACAATGGCGCGCACGCCGATGCTGCGCTGGGCTCCACCCAGTACGCGCTGCTGGTGCTGGACCTGGGCCTGCCGCAGCTGGACGGCCGCGACGTGCTGCAGCGCCTGCGCCAGCGCGGTGATGGCCTGGCGGTACTGGTGGTGACCGCGCGCGATGGCCTGGCCGAACGCGTGCGCGTGCTCGACCTCGGTGCCGATGACTATCTGGTCAAACCGTTCGCGCTGGACGAATTCGAAGCGCGCGTGCGTGCACAGCTGCGCCGGGTCACCAGCAATGGCAATCCGGACCTGCGCATCGGCCGCCTGCGCCTGGACCTGGCCGGTCACCGGGTGTGGATCGATGACCAGTCGCTGGAACTGACCGCACGGGAGTTCGGCCTGCTGTCGGCACTGGCGGTACGCGCCGAGCGCATCGTCTCGCGCGCGCAGCTGGTGGAAGCACTGTGCGACTGGGGCCAGGACCTGACCGACAACGGCCTGGATATCGCCCTGCACCGCCTGCGCCGCAAGCTGCAGCCCGGCGGCATGGGCATCCGCACCGTGCGCGGGCTGGGCTACATGCTGGAAGACGGGCAGGACGACAGCGCCCCGTGA
- a CDS encoding MtnX-like HAD-IB family phosphatase, whose amino-acid sequence MHWSILCDFDGTISLEDVIDSLLEKYGQPGWQELEEQWKSGKIGSRECMQGQVRLLKLDPATLDAHLDQVQIDPGFTAFVARAEQLGLPLRIVSDGLDYAIHRILANHGLSRLPVVANHLRWCEDHWELESPYQSEGCRSGTCKCTCAAQARANEAPRVLMIGDGSSDFCVSEDADFVFAKRRLITHCTHAGIEHAAIDTFHDAIALLPRLLDGSLLQPRRIDASPQPTALPLLLATA is encoded by the coding sequence ATGCACTGGAGCATCCTGTGTGACTTCGACGGCACCATCAGCCTCGAAGATGTCATCGACTCGCTGCTGGAGAAGTACGGCCAGCCGGGCTGGCAGGAACTGGAAGAACAGTGGAAGTCGGGAAAGATCGGCTCGCGTGAATGCATGCAGGGCCAGGTGCGGCTGCTGAAGCTGGACCCGGCCACGCTTGATGCGCACCTGGACCAGGTGCAGATCGATCCGGGCTTCACTGCCTTCGTCGCCCGCGCCGAGCAGCTGGGCCTGCCGCTGCGCATCGTCAGCGACGGCCTGGACTATGCGATCCACCGCATCCTCGCCAACCACGGCCTGTCGCGGCTGCCGGTGGTGGCCAACCACCTGCGCTGGTGCGAAGACCACTGGGAACTGGAATCGCCCTACCAGTCCGAAGGGTGCCGCAGCGGCACCTGCAAGTGCACCTGCGCTGCGCAGGCACGTGCCAACGAAGCACCGCGCGTGCTGATGATCGGCGACGGCAGTTCGGACTTCTGCGTGTCGGAGGATGCCGACTTCGTGTTTGCCAAGCGCCGCCTGATCACCCATTGCACCCATGCCGGCATCGAACATGCCGCGATCGATACCTTCCACGATGCCATCGCGCTGTTGCCGCGCCTGCTTGATGGCAGCCTGCTGCAGCCACGTCGCATCGACGCCAGCCCGCAGCCCACTGCACTGCCCCTGCTGCTGGCCACCGCCTGA